From Ascochyta rabiei chromosome 16, complete sequence, the proteins below share one genomic window:
- a CDS encoding Carbamoyl-phosphate synthase — protein MIDTAENRWKFSRMLDRISVDQPAWKELTSIEEATEFCDRVSYPVLVRPSYVLSGAAMNTVYSQHDLANYLNQAADVSKEHPVVITKYIENAKEIEMDAVARNGTMIGHFISEHVENAGVHSGDATLILPPQDLSPETIRQIEDATRKIGYALNITGPYNIQFIAKDNEIKVIECNVRASRSTPFVSKVMGVDLIEMATKAMAGLPVTEYPPTNIPKDYVGVKVPQFSFSRLSGADPVLGVEMASTGEVACFGRDKYEAYLKGLIATGFRLPNKNILFSIGSFKDKLEMLPSIQNLHKMGYKLFATAGTADYIQEHGLPVKFLEVLPPGEHDEQKAEYSLTQHLSNNLIDLYINLPSSNRFRRPANYMSRGYRTRRMAVDYQTPLVTNVKNAKLLIEAIARHYDLQISSVDYQEFVSESGGHGDSYGQMNKSNSLSLSQLLAKSPFKRKHITSVKQFSRSDLHLLFTIAQEMRLGAQKQGCLDILKGHVLCTMFFEPSTRTSASFDAAMKRLGGEVVIVNESVSSTKKGESIADTIRTLGCYGDAIVLRHPHEESIDIAAKFSGVPVINAGNGSREHPTQALLDIFTIREELGSVNGLTITFVGDLKYGRTVHSLCELLSHYDCSVNLVSPESLSMPSSVREALKSRGQLKTISNELTPEIIASSDVLYCTRVQKERFPDQASYEQVKDSFVIDNKVLKQAKTNMIVMHPLPRNNEIHEEVDFDPRAAYFRQMRYGLYTRMALLAMVMAP, from the exons ATGATCGATACCGCTGAGAACCGATGGAAGTTCTCTCGCATGCTTGACCGCATTAGTGTCGACCAACCCGCGTGGAAGGAGCTTACCAGCATCGAAGAGGCTACCGAGTTCTGCGACCGTGTTTCTTATCCGGTGCTTGTGCGCCCTTCGTATGTTCTGTCTGGAGCTGCGATGAACACTGTCTACTCCCAGCACGACTTGGCCAACTACCTCAACCAGGCTGCAGATGTGTCCAAGGAGCATCCAGTCGTCATCACCAAGTATATCGAAAACGCCAAGGAGATCGAGATGGATGCTGTCGCCCGCAACGGTACCATGATTGGTCACTTCATCTCAGAGCACGTTGAGAACGCCGGTGTTCACTCTGGTGATGCTACTCTCATTCTGCCTCCTCAGGATCTGTCCCCCGAAACTATCCGCCAGATCGAAGACGCGACACGCAAGATTGGTTACGCTCTGAACATCACTGGCCCTTATAACATTCAATTTATCGCCAAGGACAACGAGATCAAGGTCATTGAGTGCAATGTTCGCGCTTCGCGATCTACTCCCTTTGTCTCCAAGGTCATGGGCGTCGACCTCATCGAGATGGCTACCAAGGCGATGGCTGGTCTGCCAGTTACTGAGTACCCACCTACCAACATCCCCAAGGACTACGTTGGTGTCAAGGTTCCCCAGTTCTCCTTTTCTCGTCTCTCCGGTGCCGATCCCGTCCTCGGTGTGGAGATGGCCTCCACCGGTGAGGTGGCTTGCTTCGGTCGCGACAAGTACGAGGCCTACCTCAAGGGCCTCATCGCTACCGGTTTCAGGCTGCCGAACAAAAACATCCTGTTCTCTATCGGTTCGTTCAAGGACAAGCTCGAGATGCTGCCTTCTATTCAGAATCTGCACAAGATGGGCTACAAATTGTTTGCCACCGCCGGAACTGCCGATTACATCCAGGAACACGGCCTCCCAGTTAAGTTCTTGGAAGTACTGCCACCCGGCGAGCACGACGAGCAGAAGGCAGAGTACTCTCTGACGCAGCATTTGTCAAACAACTTGATCGATCTGTACATCAACCTGCCCTCCAGCAACCGTTTCCGACGACCGGCCAACTACATGTCCAGAGGTTACCGCACTCGCCGCATGGCTGTCGACTACCAGACTCCTCTTGTAACCAACGTCAAGAACGCGAAGCTTTTGATCGAAGCTATCGCTCGCCACTACGATCTCCAGATCAGCAGTGTCGACTATCAGGAGTTCGTGTCTGAGTCTGGAGGCCACGGTGACTCCTACGGCCAGATGAACAAGAGCAACTCGCTGTCTCTGTCTCAACTGCTTGCCAAGTCTCCATTCAAGCGTAAGCATATCACATCTGTCAAGCAGTTCAGCCGTTCCGACCTCCACTTGCTGTTCACTATCGCTCAGGAGATGCGCCTCGGTGCTCAGAAGCAGGGCTGTCTCGACATCCTCAAGGGTCATGTCCTGTGCACCATGTTCTTCGAGCCTTCGACGCGCACATCTGCATCGTTCGACGCTGCCATGAAGCGTCTTGGTGGTGAGGTTGTCATCGTCAATGAGTCTGTCTCATCCACCAAGAAGGGCGAGTCCATTGCCGACACCATCCGCACTCTGGGATGCTACGGTGATGCCATCGTCCTCCGTCACCCGCACGAGGAGTCGATCGACATCGCCGCCAAGTTCTCTGGCGTTCCTGTCATCAATGCTGGTAACGGCAGCCGCGAGCACCCGACACAAGCACTACTTGACATCTTCACCATCCGTGAAGAGCTTGGATCTGTTAACGGACTCACCATCACCTTTGTCGGTGACCTTAAGTACGGTCGCACAGTTCACTCGCTCTGCGAGCTGCTGTCCCACTACGACTGCAGCGTCAACCTCGTATCCCCCGAGTCGCTCAGCATGCCCAGCTCTGTCCGCGAGGCTCTCAAATCTCGCGGTCAGCTGAAGACAATCTCAAACGAGCTTACCCCAGAGATTATCGCTTCATCCGACGTTCTGTACTGCACTCGTGTACAGAAGGAGCGCTTCCCCGATCAAGCGAGCTATGAGCAAGTCAAGGACTCATTCGTTATCGACAACAAGGTCCTCAAGCAGGCCAAGACCAACATGATTGTCATGCACCCGCTGCCAAGGAACAACGAGATTCACGAGGAGGTGGACTTTGACCCCAGGGCGGCGTACTTCAGACAg ATGAGGTACGGATTGTACACTCGCATGGCGCTGCTTGCTATGGTCATGGCCCCATAA
- a CDS encoding Glucan 1,4-alpha-glucosidase, whose amino-acid sequence MRTSTLFLASYATRTYAFSIPPLPHLHFLGVASAGQQQQPLQDTLDTWIQQEERIALDRLLANVSPGGRNVEGQGVAHGTVVASPSQDGPDYWYQWVRDAAITMNTLVDVYADDTSSPFAASLSTTLDAYTSLQQTIQHTPNPSGRFDDLSGLGEPKFEIDGTPFTGSWGRPQRDGPALRALTLIHYLREYNASHPTLWTSSRADDFFASFYEASMPPTSVIKADLEYVSHFWNQSGFDLWEEVEGLHFFTLMVSARSLREGSQIARAFGDLGAADWYTLQAGYIENLLSKFWNKQKGHLVETLWSKRSGLDCGLLLGSLHALPADGSDEDTVYPPWSDEVLVSLLALTRDQKDRFPINSSPQSSSGDDDDEANADDEQPFEGTGLGRYPEDKYNGYSSTHHGNPWFLCTSSAAEILYRTASHFSSISHLTISPTSLPFYTSLLASSSLDIDEGTYGPSDALFHSILERLRAVGDQFLAVVRSHVDAEGSMSEQFDQNTGFMTGARDLTWSYGAFLQAVRARKRAMSA is encoded by the exons ATGCGAACCAGCACCCTCTTCCTCGCATCCTACGCAACACGCACATATGCCTTCTCAATACCGCCATTGCCTCACCTCCATTTCCTCGGAGTCGCTAGTGCGgggcaacagcagcagccacTGCAAGATACACTCGATACGTGGATACAGCAGGAGGAGCGGATAGCGCTGGATAGACTGCTGGCGAATGTCTCTCCAGGTGGGCGCAATGTCGAAGGACAGGGCGTAGCACATGGCACAGTAGTTGCCAGTCCGAGCCAGGATGGCCCAGATTACTGGTATCAAT GGGTTCGAGATGCCGCAATCACCATGAACACCCTCGTCGACGTATACGCCGATGACACGTCTTCTCCATTTGCAGCGTCACTCTCCACGACACTGGACGCCTACACATCACTGCAGCAAACTATTCAGCACACACCCAACCCTTCCGGTCGCTTTGACGACCTTTCGGGGCTTGGCGAGCCCAAGTTTGAAATCGATGGCACACCATTCACAGGTTCATGGGGGCGTCCCCAGCGAGATGGCCCAGCTCTGCGTGCGCTTACGCTCATCCACTACCTGCGCGAATACAACGCGTCACACCCTACACTGTGGACCTCGTCTCGAGCCGACGACTTCTTTGCCTCTTTCTACGAGGCAAGCATGCCGCCCACCAGCGTCATCAAAGCCGATCTCGAGTACGTGAGCCACTTCTGGAACCAATCTGGATTTGATCTCTGGGAGGAAGTCGAAGGGCTGCACTTCTTCACGCTTATGGTCAGCGCGCGCAGCTTGCGTGAAGGCAGCCAGATCGCCCGCGCGTTTGGCGACCTTGGCGCGGCGGACTGGTACACGCTGCAAGCTGGGTACATTGAGAACCTGCTCTCCAAGTTCTGGAACAAGCAAAAGGGCCATCTGGTTGAGACGCTGTGGAGCAAACGATCCGGCTTGGACTGCGGTCTTTTGCTTGGCTCGCTGCATGCTTTGCCTGCTGATGGCTCTGACGAAGACACTGTCTACCCGCCATGGTCAGATGAGGTTCTTGTGTCTCTCCTCGCACTCACGCGTGATCAGAAGGATCGCTTCCCTATCAACAGCAGTCCTCAGTCCTCATCCGgcgatgatgacgatgaggCGAATGCCGATGACGAGCAACCCTTCGAAGGCACAGGCCTAGGTCGTTATCCCGAAGACAAATACAACGGCTACTCCAGCACCCACCACGGGAACCCTTGGTTTCTCTGCACCTCCAGCGCTGCCGAGATCCTCTACCGCACCGCATCGCACTTCTCTTCAATCTCCCACCTAACCATCTCGCCCACTTCTCTCCCCTTCTACACCTCGCTCCTCGCCTCTTCCAGCCTCGACATCGACGAGGGAACCTACGGGCCCAGCGACGCGTTGTTCCATTCCATCCTCGAGCGTCTCCGCGCTGTGGGTGATCAGTTCCTGGCAGTCGTGAGAAGCCACGTCGATGCTGAAGGCAGCATGAGCGAGCAGTTCGATCAGAACACCGGATTCATGACGGGTGCGCGCGATCTGACTTGGAGTTACGGGGCCTTTTTGCAGGCTGTGCGGGCGAGGAAGAGGGCGATGAGCGCGTGA
- a CDS encoding Carbamoyl-phosphate synthase gives MAPRPDESQNLALELQDGYVCFGQSFGAEKSIAGELVFQTGMVGYPESITDPSYRGQILVITFPLVGNYGVPSREDIDALAQDIPAHFEAKEIHIAGLVVATYAEEEFSHYMASSSLGAWLKEQGVPAITGVDTRALTKRIREEGSMLARLRQRTGPVSSSTALTNGAVDTSALAGGEVEDWSSSFEQIEWVDPNTKNLVAEVSIKEPRLFTPDPSTALKHPSGRPVRVVTVDVGLKYNQLRCLVRRGVEVLQVPWDYDFPRLAGKDYDGLFISNGPGDPAKMEATVKHIKSAMDEARTPIFGICLGHQLLARASGASTLKMKFGNRGHNIPCTSMITGKCHITSQNHGYAVDSKTLPNGWEELFVNANDGSNEGIRHVQQPYFSVQFHPEHTPGPRDTEYLFDVFISTIQKSIASSEVMSQPVEFPGGTIEENKKLTPRVDVKKVLVLGSGGLSIGQAGEFDYSGSQCIKALKEEGIYTILINPNIATIQTSKGLADKVYFLPVNADFVRKVIQKERPDGIYVTFGGQTALSVGIQLKDEFEGLGVKVLGTPIDTIITTEDRELFARAMDSIGEKCAKSASANSTEEAMRVVKDIGFPVIVRAAYALGGLGSGFADNDDELLELCNKAFAASPQVLIERSMKGWKEIEYEVVRDCRDNCITVCNMENFDPLGIHTGDSIVVAPSQTLSDEDYNMLRTTAVNVIRHLGVVGECNIQYALNPFSREYCIIEVNARLSRSSALASKATGYPLAFVAAKLGLNIPLNEVQNSVTRSTCACFEPSLDYVVVKIPRWDLKKFTRVSTLLGSSMKSVGEVMSIGRTFEEAIQKAIREIDPSNMGFNETAALMEIDQELQTPSDQRLFAIANAMKSGYTVDKIWELTNIDKWFLSRLKSLSNFEISMSNYNTSSITLPLLKKAKALGFSDRQLAKFWGSNELAVRRVRVDAGIFPFVKQIDTVAAEFPAHTNYLYLTYNGTEHDIEFNDKGIMVLGSGVYRIGSSVEFDWCSVRAIRTLRENGFKTVMINYVSYSSQSPLANIPPLNQRYHDEYTLCVPRGIQSHCVSVLAKATATFMEAFDWL, from the exons ATGGCCCCACGCCCCGACGAGAGCCAGAACCTGGCGCTTGAGCTCCAGGATGGCTACGTCTGCTTCGGACAGAGCTTTGGTGCTGAGAAGAGCATTGCGGGTGAATTGGTCTTCCAGACTGGTATGGTGGGTTATCCCGAGTCGATAACTGACCCCTCGTACCGCGGCCAAATCCTGGTCATCACATTCCCTTTGGTGGGCAACTATGGTGTGCCCTCGCGCGAAGACATTGATGCGCTCGCCCAGGACATTCCTGCGCACTTTGAGGCCAAGGAGATCCACATTGCTGGTCTCGTAGTGGCCACCTACGCCGAAGAGGAGTTCTCGCACTACATGGCCTCCTCTTCGCTGGGCGCATGGCTCAAGGAGCAGGGCGTGCCTGCCATTACTGGCGTTGATACCCGAGCTCTCACAAAGCGCATCCGCGAAGAAGGAAGCATGCTTGCTCGCTTGAGACAGCGAACAGGCCCCGTTTCCTCGTCCACCGCTCTCACCAACGGCGCGGTTGACACGTCGGCGCTGGCTGGCGGTGAGGTCGAGGACTGGAGCAGCAGCTTCGAGCAGATCGAATGGGTAGACCCCAACACGAAGAACCTGGTCGCTGAAG TCTCTATCAAGGAACCCAGGCTCTTCACTCCCGACCCTTCCACGGCTCTGAAGCACCCCTCCGGCCGTCCCGTGCGTGTAGTGACTGTTGATGTCGGTCTCAAATACAACCAGCTGAGATGTCTGGTACGCCGGGGAGTCGAAGTCCTGCAAGTTCCGTGGGACTACGACTTCCCTCGACTCGCGGGCAAGGACTACGACGGTCTTTTCATCTCCAACGGCCCTGGTGACCCGGCGAAGATGGAAGCCACGGTGAAGCACATCAAATCGGCCATGGATGAGGCACGAACACCCATCTTTGGTATCTGTCTCGGACACCAGTTGCTCGCAAGAGCTTCCGGCGCCAGCACACTCAAGATGAAGTTTGGTAATCGCGGCCACAACATTCCTTGCACAAGCATGATCACCGGAAAGTGCCACATCACATCGCAGAACCACGGTTACGCTGTGGACTCCAAGACTCTGCCTAACGGTTGGGAGGAGCTGTTCGTCAACGCCAATGATGGCAGTAACGAGGGTATCCGCCATGTCCAGCAACCTTACTTCAGTGTGCAATTTCACCCCGAGCACACGCCCGGTCCTCGCGACACCGAATACCTCTTCGATGTCTTCATCAGCACAATCCAGAAGTCGATCGCTTCTTCTGAGGTCATGTCTCAGCCCGTAGAGTTCCCCGGTGGCACAATCGAGGAGAACAAGAAGTTGACACCCCGCGTCGATGTCAAGAAGGTCCTCGTCCTTGGCAGTGGTGGTCTTAGCATTGGACAGGCCGGAGAGTTTGATTATTCTGGAAGTCAGTGCATCAAGGCTTTGAAGGAAGAGGGCATCTACACGATCCTCATCAACCCCAACATTGCTACTATTCAAACTTCCAAGGGCCTTGCCGACAAGGTCTACTTCCTCCCAGTCAACGCCGACTTCGTCCGCAAGGTCATCCAGAAGGAGCGTCCTGACGGCATCTACGTTACATTTGGTGGCCAGACCGCCCTCTCAGTCGGCATTCAGCTGAAAGATGAGTTTGAGGGTCTTGGTGTCAAGGTTCTCGGAACTCCCATCGACACCATCATCACCACTGAAGACCGAGAGCTGTTCGCTCGTGCTATGGACTCGATCGGCGAGAAGTGCGCCAAGTCTGCCTCTGCAAACAGCACCGAGGAGGCCATGCGCGTCGTCAAGGACATCGGTTTTCCTGTCATTGTCCGGGCTGCCTACGCTCTCGGTGGACTGGGCAGTGGCTTCGCTGACAATGACGATGAGCTCCTCGAACTGTGCAACAAGGCCTTTGCCGCCAGTCCTCAAGTGCTCATCGAGCGCAGTATGAAGGGCTGGAAGGAGATCGAGTATGAAGTCGTCCGTGATTGCCGCGACAACTGCATCACCGTTTGTAACATGGAGAACTTCGACCCTCTCGGTATTCACACTGGAGACTCCATCGTCGTTGCGCCATCTCAGACCCTGTCCGATGAGGATTACAACATGCTGCGAACCACAGCTGTCAACGTCATTCGTCACCTGGGTGTTGTCGGAGAATGCAACATACAGTACGCGCTGAACCCCTTCTCCCGCGAGTACTGCATCATCGAAGTCAACGCCCGTCTGTCGCGTTCTTCTGCGCTCGCCTCGAAGGCAACTGGATACCCTCTTGCCTTTGTCGCCGCCAAGCTGGGTCTTAACATCCCCTTGAACGAGGTTCAGAACTCGGTCACGCGCTCCACCTGCGCCTGCTTTGAGCCCTCCCTGGACTATGTCGTTGTCAAGATTCCTCGCTGGGACTTGAAGAAGTTTACCCGTGTCTCCACACTCCTCGGCTCTTCCATGAAGAGTGTTGGTGAAGTCATGAGTATCGGTCGAACGTTCGAAGAAGCTATCCAGAAGGCCATTCGCGAGATTGACCCCAGCAACATGGGATTCAACGAGACCGCTGCTCTCATGGAGATTGATCAGGAGCTTCAGACACCCTCTGACCAGCGTTTGTTCGCTATTGCCAACGCCATGAAGTCTGGGTACACTGTTGACAAGATCTGGGAACTGACCAACATCGACAAGTGGTTCCTCAGCCGCCTCAAGTCACTGAGCAACTTCGAGATCTCCATGTCCAACTACAACACCTCAAGCATCACTCTGCCTCTGCTCAAGAAGGCTAAGGCGCTCGGTTTCTCTGATCGTCAGTTGGCCAAGTTCTGGGGGTCCAACGAGCTCGCTGTGCGCCGCGTGCGTGTTGACGCCGGCATCTTCCCCTTCGTCAAGCAGATCGACACTGTTGCTGCCGAGTTCCCAGCCCACACGAACTATCTTTACTTGACGTACAACGGCACCGAGCACGACATCGAGTTCAACGATAAGGGCATCATGGTTCTTGGTTCCGGTGTCTACCGCATTGGATCCTCGGTCGAGTTCGATTGGTGCTCTGTCCGAGCCATCAGAACCCTTAGAGAGAATGGGTTCAAGACTGT GATGATTAACTATGTAAGCTATTCCTCCCAATCGCCATTGGCGAATATCCCCCCGCTCAATCAACGATACCATGATGAGTATACCCTTTGTGTGCCTAGAGGTATTCAGTCGCATTGCGTCAGCGTACTAGCAAAGGCTACAGCAACCTTTATGGAGGCCTTTGATTGGCTTTAG
- a CDS encoding mitotic spindle checkpoint protein Bub3 produces the protein MSSQFELAQNPTEPISAVRFSPRTPTRLLVSSWDRHVYLYDTHSEPGGQLLHKFEHRAPVLDVCFGRDDNEAFSAGLDWEVRRIDLATGAQTVLSTHAQGVRNILFSAPHNLLISASWDSTLHLHDLSTPGDFSSINLPSKPFSLTASPTKLVVAMASRAVNIYELGALSSAAKQGGGEAVNVEPWQRRESSMKYMTRAVACMPNDAGYSSSSIEGRVAVEWFDPSDESQSRKYAFKCHRQNVDGQDVVYPVNALAYHPVHGTFATGGGDGVVALWDAVAKRRIRQYQKFPASVQTIEFSADGKFMAVGVSPGFEDGVDDVPDGVIKVFIRELSDSEAQGKKK, from the exons ATGTCCAGCCAGTTCGAGCTCGCCCAGAACCCGACCGAGCCGATATCCGCCGTCCGATTCTCCCCGCGCACCCCCACGCGACTGTTGGTCTCGTCCTGGGACCGCCACGTCTACCTCTACGACACCCACAGCGAGCCCGGCGGCCAGCTGCTGCACAAGTTCGAGCACCGCGCGCCCGTGCTAGATGTTTGCTTCGGCCGCGACGACAATGAGGCCTTCAGCGCAGGGCTGGACTGGGAAGTGCGAAG AATCGACCTCGCCACAGGCGCGCAGACGGTCCTGTCGACACACGCCCAGGGCGTCCGTAACATCCTCTTCTCCGCGCCCCACAATCTCCTCATCTCCGCCTCATGGGACTCGACACTGCACCTCCACGACCTCTCCACCCCCGGCGACTTCTCCTCCATCAACCTCCCTTCCAAGCCCTTCTCTCTCACCGCCTCGCCCACAAAACTCGTCGTCGCAATGGCCAGCCGCGCAGTCAACATCTACGAGCTGGGCGCGCTATCGAGCGCCGCAAAGCAGGGCGGCGGAGAAGCAGTCAACGTCGAGCCCTGGCAGCGGAGAGAGAGCTCTATGAAGTACATGACGCGCGCTGTAGCCTGCATGCCCAACGACGCTGGGTACTCGAGTTCGAGCATCGAGGGCCGCGTGGCCGTCGAGTGGTTCGACCCGAGCGACGAGTCGCAGTCGAGGAAATACGCCTTCAAGTGCCACCGCCAGAACGTCGACGGCCAAGACGTCGTCTACCCCGTCAACGCCCTCGCCTACCACCCCGTACACGGCACGTTTGCAaccggcggcggcgacggcgTCGTAGCCCTGTGGGACGCAGTCGCCAAGAGGAGGATACGACAGTACCAAAAGTTCCCCGCGAGCGTCCAGACAATCGAGTTCTCCGCAGACGGCAAATTCATGGCCGTCGGCGTCAGCCCAGGTTTCGAAGACGGCGTCGACGACGTCCCCGACGGTGTCATCAAGGTCTTTATCCGCGAGCTCAGCGACTCGGAAGCTCAGGGCAAGAAGAAGTGA